In Macrobrachium rosenbergii isolate ZJJX-2024 chromosome 16, ASM4041242v1, whole genome shotgun sequence, a single genomic region encodes these proteins:
- the LOC136846920 gene encoding cyclin-dependent kinase 11B-like translates to MNEAITRNAFGCGVGCLSNRERSLRRTIKGSQRKEHSSSYGKSFAPLSAMKGEEEEEHPPSHLKRRRRRGEERRRRRRKRRRPSSFSYEGIDVKRHLKRKKRKRKRKRKKRKRKRRRRRRRRQPSSFSYEGIDVKRHLKRRRRKRKKLEEEEEEEEEEEEEEEEEEEEEEEEEEEEEEAPIL, encoded by the exons ATGAATGAAGCGATTACAAGAAATGCCTTTGGTTGTGGCGTGGGCTGCCTCAGTAACCGGGAGCGTTCTCTGAGGCGTACCATAAAGGGGTCGCAGAGAaaag AGCATTCATCTAGTTATGGCAAAAGCTTTGCTCCCCTATCTGCGATGAAG ggggaggaggaggaggaacaccctccctcccacctcaaaaggaggaggaggagaggagaagagaggaggaggaggaggaggaagaggaggcggcCCTCCTCCTTTTCTTATGAGGGCATCGACGTGAAAAGACACctcaaaagaaagaagaggaagaggaagaggaagaggaagaagaggaagaggaaaaggaggaggaggaggaggaggaggcaaccCTCCTCCTTTTCTTATGAGGGCATCGACGTGAAAAGACACctcaaaaggaggaggaggaagaggaagaagttagaggaggaggaggaggaggaggaggaggaggaggaggaggaggaggaggaggaggaggaggaggaggaggaggaggaggaggaggaggaagccccCATCCTTTAG